The Myxococcales bacterium genomic interval TCACCGGCGCGCCGTCGAGGAACACCTGCGCGGCGCGGGGTGCGGTGATGACGAGGAAGTCGAAGGCGTACTTGTCGGGCGTGAGGAGCACGTAGTCGGAGCGCCACTGCTCGATCGGCGGGAGGAACGTGAGGCTCGGATCGCCGCCCGGCAGTCCGCGTGGCACGCCGGCGCCGTCTTGGCTCACCTGCACGTCGGCGACGATCACCGGCCCATCGGCCTCGAGCACGCCGTCGCGCGTGGCAATGAGCGTGACGTTCGCGCCGACGCCGTCGAGCTCGAGCTCGGCGTAGGGCGCCCCGAGGGTGGTCTTGACCTTGGTCTTGCCCGGGTTCACGGCGACCACGCGGTAGTACTCGGGCTCGTTGAACGGGCCCACGGCGCCGCCGGCCGCGGCCACAGCGCGCGAGCGGTTCGGCACGCGCCCGAGGACGTAGCGCTTGCCCACTGCGCGGGTCGGCACAGCCTGCTCCTCGAGGTGGTCGGCGCAGCACTGACGCTCGGCCAGCGACGTGAAGGAAGGTGAGTCCGAGGCCTCACTCCCCGGGAAGGCGACGACCGGCTTGTCCGACGTGACCACCGTGCCCGTGAAGTCGGCGTTGAAGTCGCCGGTCTCCAGGTTCAGCACCTCGAAGGGCTGGAGCGTGAGCTCCACCGAGCCGCCCGCAGGCACCCCCGCGGGCAACAGCGACGGCCCTCCCGAGACGATGCGCGCCGTGGTCTTCACGGTGACGCGGGTGTCCGGGCGCGTCGCCACGACGGCCAGGAAGGCGCGCAGGTCGGTGCCGAAATTCGTGGCCGGGTTCTCGCTCTTCGCGATGGTCTGGGGCCACCCCGCGATGACGTATCCGCCCTGCGCGCTCCCGGTCAGCGCCGCTACGGGCAGGAGCTGCGAGGCGTCGTTCGAGAACACGTTCACGTTCTCGAGGGGGTTGAACTGGTAGGCGACGATGGGCACGTCGCTCGTGATCTTGAACCCACCCCGGGTGAGCGCGGTGCCCGGGCCGGTATCGAACGTGCCCTCGGGCGAGCCGTCGACCTCCTTCGGGCCTAGCTTGAATGTTTCGAGATTCCGAGGGGTTACGGTGCCCGTGGCGATCACGCGCACGCGGGGTGGCTCGCCCGGCTTCGCGGTGTCTTCCTCGATCACGATCTTCGCGGGCAGATCGGGCTGCGGGTTCGACACGACCACGGCGAACTGCTGCGCGGCGGCGCTCCCCGAGCTGACGACGGCGTTGTCGAGATCGACCGCCCAGTACTCGCACCCCACGTTGGAGCGGATCTGTTCGGCCTCGCGGCAGAGGTCGACACACCCTCCGCGGCGGCACGCGAGCTTCTTCGAAGCGTCGCAGGTCTCGGCGCGGGTCTCGGTCGCGCC includes:
- a CDS encoding IgGFc-binding protein; amino-acid sequence: MVRVRSARSALGLGLSTLLAATALVATARGLAACSFDPAYRDTPDARAGCVEGAVACEGGRLLVCAGGTFATRDDCGARGLVCSGRLGACAACDPGTARCQGADVLTCDANGATETRAETCDASKKLACRRGGCVDLCREAEQIRSNVGCEYWAVDLDNAVVSSGSAAAQQFAVVVSNPQPDLPAKIVIEEDTAKPGEPPRVRVIATGTVTPRNLETFKLGPKEVDGSPEGTFDTGPGTALTRGGFKITSDVPIVAYQFNPLENVNVFSNDASQLLPVAALTGSAQGGYVIAGWPQTIAKSENPATNFGTDLRAFLAVVATRPDTRVTVKTTARIVSGGPSLLPAGVPAGGSVELTLQPFEVLNLETGDFNADFTGTVVTSDKPVVAFPGSEASDSPSFTSLAERQCCADHLEEQAVPTRAVGKRYVLGRVPNRSRAVAAAGGAVGPFNEPEYYRVVAVNPGKTKVKTTLGAPYAELELDGVGANVTLIATRDGVLEADGPVIVADVQVSQDGAGVPRGLPGGDPSLTFLPPIEQWRSDYVLLTPDKYAFDFLVITAPRAAQVFLDGAPV